AGCTTGCCGCGCAGCCCGTGTCGCGCATCGTGGTCGTCTCGCCGCAGCACGACGAGGCCGAATTCCAGCGGCTCGTGGCCGAGGTCGGCCTGAACGAGGTGTCGTACGCGATCGGATGGACGGCCTGGCTCGACATCGCCCCGCAGGGCGTGGACAAGGGCACCGCGATGGAGCGGGTGCGCCTGCAGCTCGACGTGCCCGAGGACCGTGTGCTCGTCGCCGGTGACGGCCGCAATGACATCGGCATGTTCGGCTGGGCGCTCGCCGGTGGCGGCCGGGCCGTCGCGATGGGTCAGGCACCCGACGAGGTCAAGGCCGCAGCCGGCGAGGAGACCGGCGTCGTCGACGACGGCGGCCTCGCCACAGCCCTCCGCACCCTCCTCTGACTGGGTGTGCGCTTGTTGAGGCCGTAGGCCCAGCAAGGCGTCCGATCTGAGCAGGGGCCACGCGCCCCGGAGGCTCGGGACGGCGCGAAGCGACGACCCGAGTGGGGCGTGGGGATCGAAGGGCCGTTCCCTGCTGGGTCCCTGAGGCTCTCGAAGGGCCGTTCCTTGCTGGGTCCCTGAGGCTCTCGAAGGGTCCCAGGCCCCGGCCGATCCAGGCCTTCCCCAGGTGAGCACGGAAGAATGGCATGTCGGCGAAATCCGGATCCAGGGAACCGGATAGACTCGACCCCTGATCGCGCGGCGAGAGCCGTGCGGGGAGGGTTGTCCGAGCGGCCGATGGAGCTGGTCTTGAAAACCAGTGGGCAGAGATGTCCCGTGGGTTCGAATCCCACACCCTCCGCTTCGTATTGAAAGGCACCGAGTGAGCGAGTTCGGCACACGACGCACACCCGTCGCGCGGCATGGTCAGCTGCGCTCCCCGGGTGCCACCGGCCAGCTGCTGAAGCTGATCAGCATCGCGCTCGCCGTGGTGCTCGTCAGCGGCCTGGGCGTGGCGGGCTTCGTGGTGGGCGGTCTGCTCGGCACGGTGAGCGCCAACGCCGTCGAGCTCGAGGGTCAGAAGGAGCTTCCGCCGGACATCGCCGCCTACGAGGGCGGGTTCGACATCCTGCTCACCGGCGTCGACACCTGTGAGCCGAAGTACGCGCACCTGTTCGGCAAGCGCTGCACCGGATCCGATGCCGGCGGAACCCTGAACGACGTCAACCTTCTCGTGCATGTCTCCGCCGAACCGCGCCGCATCACCGCGGTGAGCTTTCCGCGCGACCTGATGCTCCCGATCCCCGAGTGCACCGATGCGAACGACCGAACCAACTCGTCGATGAGCAAGCAACCGCTGAACGTCGCCTACGAGCACGGCGGCGACGGTGGCGGCCTGAACTGCGTCGCCAAGACGATCTCCGAGCTGACCGGTGAGGACATCGAGTTCGCCGCGAAGGTCACCTTCGGCGGTGTGATCGAGATCACGGACTCCATCGGCGGCGTCGACGTCTGCCTGGCGAACCCGATCAAGGACCGCTACACCGGCCTCGACATGGCCGCCGGTGACCACACCA
This is a stretch of genomic DNA from Microbacterium sp. YJN-G. It encodes these proteins:
- a CDS encoding LCP family protein — protein: MSEFGTRRTPVARHGQLRSPGATGQLLKLISIALAVVLVSGLGVAGFVVGGLLGTVSANAVELEGQKELPPDIAAYEGGFDILLTGVDTCEPKYAHLFGKRCTGSDAGGTLNDVNLLVHVSAEPRRITAVSFPRDLMLPIPECTDANDRTNSSMSKQPLNVAYEHGGDGGGLNCVAKTISELTGEDIEFAAKVTFGGVIEITDSIGGVDVCLANPIKDRYTGLDMAAGDHTIQGLQALQFLRTRHGVGDGSDLGRIGNQQQYMSSLVRKLISGEVLGNVGVMLKLADTGLNNLEASTSLANPMTIAQIALAVKDVAFEDIVFVQYPTVEDPYDPNKVVPNKSAATALWDAISANKQLQITHQNTDNDGVVVKEPEGGEVAGTPETPETPAPAETAGDVVELPSSIRGTSAAVQTCSNGNVRR